A portion of the Sphingobacterium spiritivorum genome contains these proteins:
- a CDS encoding endonuclease MutS2: MIYPVNASDKLGLAEIKTYIKQKCLSEPGREMVERIQPQVKYDQIDRFLRQTNEFKDLLVNDSPLPVDHLYPIKSLVEKARVEGAFLAEEEFYRVLLSLRTVYAVIRYFKEREGQYPNLEVLFEHVEIENSIIRNIESVLDERGKMKNNASRLLLDLTQQILKSEQEAHKRIDSIFKQAQSNGWTADGNLTIRDGRLVIPILAENKRKLKGLIHDESATGQTAYIEPEEVFHLNNKIRDLEFERRREVIRILVELTNGLRPHIPLLLSYHSLLTKLDFVRAKALFALDIDADMPELSKEAEIMLHNARHPLLFLHARKDQHTIVPLNININNAERIIVVSGPNAGGKSVCMKTVGLLQLMVQSGLLIPADPTSKVGVFRQIFADIGDDQSIESDLSTYSAHLSKMKHFTEFANARTLVLIDEFGTGTDPLFGGPMAESVLETLNKKQIRGVITTHYSNLKVFASNTEGIENASMLFDNVAMKPLYILQVGKPGSSYAFEIAQKIGLRKDILELARQKVGTQQKKVDTLLVDLERDKKEVMETKTAILKRERELVALKAEYETLQSYLDENKKQILKQAKEEARQILKDANKLVENTIADIKSVNADKEKTKEIRGKLTKAVADHKPVHGTVAPKTKIQPEEDTAIEVGDWVKIIDSGNEAQVIEVARNNNLILALGDLRTVVKRSKVSKLRSKEKSKAIKRSSNTPSAADFSPEVDVRGMRTEDALNQIELVLDRAVMIGYPSLKIVHGKGDGILRKFIRDYLRKYSHVSRFEDEHADRGGDGITYAYID; the protein is encoded by the coding sequence ATGATTTATCCTGTAAATGCAAGTGACAAACTCGGCCTCGCCGAGATTAAAACATATATTAAACAAAAATGCCTCAGTGAGCCCGGCCGTGAGATGGTCGAGCGTATACAGCCGCAGGTAAAATACGATCAGATCGATCGTTTTCTGAGACAGACAAATGAGTTCAAAGATCTTCTGGTTAATGATTCTCCATTACCTGTAGATCATTTATACCCTATCAAATCCTTAGTAGAGAAGGCAAGGGTAGAAGGGGCTTTTCTTGCAGAAGAAGAGTTTTACAGAGTGTTGCTTTCCTTACGTACAGTCTATGCTGTAATACGTTATTTTAAAGAAAGGGAAGGTCAATATCCCAATCTGGAAGTACTGTTTGAACATGTAGAGATCGAAAACAGTATTATCCGGAATATTGAGTCTGTGCTTGATGAACGGGGTAAGATGAAGAATAATGCTTCCCGTCTGTTGCTGGATCTGACACAGCAGATCCTGAAATCGGAGCAGGAAGCCCACAAGAGAATTGACAGTATCTTTAAACAGGCGCAGAGCAACGGATGGACGGCAGATGGTAATCTGACCATTCGTGACGGACGTTTGGTGATTCCAATCCTGGCAGAGAACAAGAGAAAACTAAAAGGTTTGATTCACGACGAATCTGCAACCGGACAAACTGCTTATATAGAGCCTGAAGAGGTGTTCCATCTTAACAATAAGATTCGGGATCTGGAATTTGAGCGTCGCCGGGAAGTGATTCGTATCCTGGTGGAGTTGACGAATGGATTGAGACCTCATATTCCATTATTGTTATCTTACCACAGCTTACTGACAAAATTGGATTTTGTACGTGCCAAAGCCCTGTTTGCTTTGGATATAGATGCAGATATGCCTGAATTGTCAAAAGAAGCAGAGATAATGCTTCATAATGCACGTCATCCATTATTGTTCTTACACGCCAGGAAAGATCAGCATACTATAGTTCCGCTAAATATTAATATCAATAATGCGGAACGTATCATTGTCGTATCCGGTCCTAATGCGGGCGGGAAATCTGTGTGTATGAAAACAGTTGGATTATTGCAGCTTATGGTGCAGTCCGGTCTGCTGATACCTGCAGATCCAACTTCCAAAGTAGGGGTATTCAGGCAGATCTTTGCCGATATAGGGGATGATCAGTCCATAGAGAGTGATTTAAGTACATATAGTGCGCATTTGTCCAAGATGAAACACTTTACAGAGTTTGCAAATGCCCGTACGCTGGTGTTGATAGATGAATTTGGTACAGGTACGGATCCCTTATTTGGAGGGCCAATGGCGGAATCGGTACTGGAAACATTAAATAAAAAACAAATCCGTGGCGTTATTACAACACACTATTCTAATCTTAAGGTATTTGCGAGTAATACAGAAGGTATAGAAAATGCTTCGATGTTGTTTGATAATGTGGCGATGAAGCCTTTATATATTCTGCAGGTCGGTAAACCGGGAAGTTCATATGCATTTGAAATTGCACAGAAGATCGGTTTGCGAAAAGATATTCTGGAACTGGCCAGACAAAAAGTAGGTACACAGCAGAAAAAGGTAGATACTTTATTGGTGGATCTGGAGCGGGATAAAAAGGAAGTCATGGAAACCAAGACAGCTATTCTGAAACGTGAACGTGAACTGGTGGCTTTGAAAGCGGAGTACGAAACGCTGCAGTCTTATCTGGATGAGAATAAAAAGCAAATTCTCAAACAGGCAAAAGAAGAGGCGAGACAGATTCTAAAAGATGCAAACAAACTGGTGGAAAACACTATTGCTGATATTAAATCAGTAAATGCAGATAAAGAAAAAACTAAGGAAATAAGAGGAAAGCTCACGAAAGCTGTTGCTGATCATAAACCAGTACACGGAACAGTTGCTCCTAAAACAAAAATACAGCCTGAAGAAGATACAGCTATAGAGGTGGGTGATTGGGTGAAAATAATAGATTCAGGGAATGAAGCTCAGGTCATTGAGGTGGCACGTAATAATAATCTGATACTGGCATTAGGCGACTTACGTACAGTTGTGAAGCGTTCTAAAGTGAGCAAACTAAGAAGTAAAGAAAAGTCAAAAGCGATCAAAAGGAGTAGTAATACACCGTCAGCTGCCGATTTTAGTCCGGAAGTGGATGTGAGAGGTATGCGTACAGAAGATGCATTGAATCAGATTGAACTGGTATTGGATAGAGCTGTTATGATCGGATATCCGAGTCTTAAAATTGTACATGGCAAAGGAGACGGTATTTTGCGTAAATTTATACGGGATTATCTTCGTAAGTATAGCCATGTCTCCAGATTTGAGGATGAACATGCCGATAGAGGAGGGGACGGTATTACCTATGCTTATATAGATTAG
- a CDS encoding DUF4296 domain-containing protein: MQRLLFGIYLVFFLFYSCGDSLPKDVLSRSKMTDILVEVHLIDGYLNTLSADSSRRIIDGYYQQAFTNYGTDSATFNRSMKYYSEDPILMGEVYDKVSARLMKMDQEYSKIDSVRNAGIQDSVRRVTHLQTLASKAHDLIMNVPKEISKLTYEAYRESFITEAGLGSLIGKYTPAVPMVPAVEQIPEKTLPPIPMPVEEKAVGDSTDMPLTPMKSPLVKPVM; the protein is encoded by the coding sequence ATGCAACGTTTATTATTCGGTATATATTTAGTGTTTTTTCTGTTTTACTCCTGTGGTGATTCCTTGCCGAAGGATGTATTATCCCGATCCAAGATGACTGATATTCTGGTAGAAGTGCATCTGATAGATGGCTATCTGAATACATTGAGTGCAGATAGTTCCCGTCGGATAATTGACGGGTATTATCAACAGGCATTTACCAATTATGGTACAGACTCCGCAACGTTCAACAGAAGCATGAAATACTATTCCGAAGATCCTATACTAATGGGCGAAGTGTATGATAAAGTCAGTGCACGTTTAATGAAGATGGATCAGGAGTACAGTAAGATCGATTCGGTTCGTAATGCGGGTATTCAGGATAGTGTGAGAAGGGTTACTCATCTGCAGACGCTGGCCTCAAAAGCGCATGATCTGATTATGAATGTGCCTAAAGAAATCAGTAAGCTGACATATGAGGCTTACCGCGAGAGCTTTATCACGGAAGCCGGATTAGGCAGTCTGATCGGGAAGTATACTCCTGCAGTTCCTATGGTTCCTGCTGTGGAACAGATCCCGGAGAAAACATTACCGCCAATACCTATGCCGGTAGAAGAGAAGGCTGTCGGAGACAGTACGGACATGCCACTGACCCCTATGAAGTCTCCTTTGGTAAAGCCGGTGATGTAA
- a CDS encoding YggS family pyridoxal phosphate-dependent enzyme, giving the protein MSIAANIEEINQEIKSLGVTLVAVSKTKPNEDILQAYEAGQRIFGENMVQELVEKQEQLPKDIQWHLIGHLQTNKVKYIAPFIHMIESVDSVKLLKEINKHALKHDRVIDCLLQVYIADEDTKFGLDHTELIELLRDEEFSSLKNIRIRGLMGIATNTENEKVIKEEFYELKMLFDGVKSSFFRKEDTFDTLSMGMSSDYRLAIEQGSTMIRLGSTVFGKRVIKHFKVK; this is encoded by the coding sequence ATGAGTATTGCAGCTAACATTGAAGAAATAAATCAGGAAATCAAATCTTTAGGCGTAACATTAGTAGCCGTATCTAAGACTAAACCAAACGAGGATATTCTGCAGGCATATGAAGCCGGGCAACGTATATTTGGAGAAAATATGGTACAGGAACTTGTTGAAAAACAGGAACAGCTACCAAAAGATATCCAATGGCATCTCATTGGTCATCTACAGACCAATAAGGTTAAATACATTGCACCTTTTATCCATATGATCGAGTCTGTAGACTCCGTCAAACTGCTGAAGGAAATTAACAAGCATGCCTTAAAGCATGACCGTGTAATAGACTGTTTATTACAGGTATATATCGCAGACGAGGATACTAAGTTCGGATTGGATCATACTGAACTGATCGAGTTGCTTCGGGATGAAGAGTTTTCTTCGCTTAAAAACATCCGCATCCGGGGTTTAATGGGTATTGCCACAAATACGGAGAATGAAAAGGTTATAAAAGAAGAATTTTACGAGTTAAAAATGCTTTTTGATGGTGTAAAATCCAGCTTTTTCAGAAAGGAAGACACATTTGATACTTTGTCAATGGGAATGTCTTCGGATTACCGTCTGGCTATAGAGCAGGGAAGCACCATGATTCGTCTGGGAAGCACGGTATTCGGAAAACGAGTTATCAAACATTTTAAAGTAAAATAA
- a CDS encoding GNAT family N-acetyltransferase, protein MQEVIIREAVKADCPAMLELIKELALFEKAPEQVTVTMEEFEESGFGNNPVWGAFVAEVSGKIVGISLYYIRYSTWKGRRLYLEDLIVTEQMRGTGIGKKLLDRTVEYSKSKGYSGMMWQVLDWNTPAIAFYKKYQATFDGEWLNVSINH, encoded by the coding sequence ATGCAGGAAGTAATTATACGCGAGGCTGTGAAAGCAGACTGTCCGGCCATGCTTGAACTTATAAAGGAACTGGCTTTATTTGAAAAAGCTCCGGAACAGGTCACTGTAACTATGGAAGAGTTTGAAGAATCCGGTTTTGGAAACAATCCGGTTTGGGGAGCATTTGTAGCTGAAGTATCCGGTAAAATTGTTGGTATTTCTCTATATTATATCCGCTATTCTACATGGAAAGGCCGGAGGTTATATCTGGAAGATCTTATCGTGACAGAACAGATGCGGGGAACAGGAATTGGAAAAAAATTACTGGACAGAACCGTCGAATACAGCAAAAGCAAAGGCTATTCCGGAATGATGTGGCAGGTGCTGGACTGGAATACACCTGCAATAGCATTTTATAAAAAATATCAGGCAACATTTGATGGTGAATGGCTGAATGTCAGCATTAATCACTAA
- a CDS encoding DUF3298 and DUF4163 domain-containing protein, translating to MRYGIVCGIFTALLWASCHSGNESQGNTQATQDTLRYKLINFYENSPYFIEGESGIDTTYFKASYPSFENDRINQLLRSSILIDGEDSVRQAAESFLDGFNEFVEDAANPSYHIAWFRELQSYVVLNNSRILSIATQIDDFSGGAHGNHVMILSNFDISNNKKITLTDLIRKEKQKELLKIAEKYFRKAERLKDNENLSGKYFFEDGKYALAENFALEKDNLLFYYNPYEIKSYVEGSTALRIPYQEIEHLLTDSGKVYLQQINSNQPKT from the coding sequence ATGAGGTATGGAATAGTATGTGGAATCTTTACGGCACTACTTTGGGCAAGTTGCCATTCAGGCAATGAAAGCCAAGGCAATACACAGGCCACACAGGATACATTACGGTATAAGCTGATTAATTTTTATGAAAACAGTCCTTATTTTATAGAAGGAGAGTCGGGTATTGACACGACTTATTTTAAAGCCTCTTACCCATCATTTGAGAATGACAGGATTAATCAGCTCCTTCGATCTTCGATCCTGATTGATGGTGAAGACAGTGTCCGTCAGGCGGCTGAAAGTTTTTTGGATGGTTTTAACGAATTTGTAGAAGACGCCGCCAATCCAAGCTACCATATAGCCTGGTTTCGTGAACTTCAAAGTTATGTTGTACTGAATAATTCCCGTATCCTTTCTATCGCTACCCAGATCGATGATTTCAGCGGAGGAGCGCATGGCAATCATGTGATGATCCTTTCGAATTTTGATATCTCCAACAATAAAAAAATCACCTTAACAGATCTTATCCGTAAGGAAAAACAAAAAGAATTGCTTAAAATTGCGGAAAAATATTTTCGGAAAGCAGAACGTCTTAAAGACAATGAAAACCTCTCCGGAAAGTATTTTTTTGAAGATGGAAAATATGCTTTAGCAGAAAATTTCGCATTGGAAAAAGATAACCTACTGTTTTATTACAATCCATACGAAATCAAATCTTACGTAGAAGGAAGTACCGCTCTGCGCATCCCCTACCAGGAAATTGAACATCTGCTGACCGACTCCGGAAAAGTATATCTTCAGCAAATTAACAGCAATCAACCAAAAACATAA
- a CDS encoding aspartate kinase has protein sequence MQVFKFGGASVRDAESIKNVVSIILQYKEEPLLVVVSAIGKTTNALEELTKTFFQQSGDAFELLNEVKKSHFSILDQLFADHSHPIFDEIANAFVEIEWILEEEPLDTYDYLYDQIVSLGELLSSRIIAAYAAHMGVQSKWTDARDYIFTDNTYREGKVDWQKTEDKIREELPILLDDYVLITQGFIGSTSENFTTTLGREGSDYSAAIFAACLNAESVTIWKDVSGVLNADPKWFEKTQLIPELSYTDAIELTYYGATVIHPKTIKPLQNKKIALHVRSFIDSTQPGTTIKSTNQTLPVPSFIFKVDQVFINISPRDFSFIVEDNLSHIFNLFHMHRIKINMMHNSAIQFSVAVDNTGDNVTALLEELEKRYKVTVESGLELITIRYYNQETIDRVLLNKEIIKELKDSYTCQMLVKNK, from the coding sequence ATGCAAGTATTCAAATTCGGAGGAGCTTCGGTAAGAGATGCAGAAAGCATAAAGAATGTGGTGTCCATTATTCTCCAATATAAGGAAGAGCCACTTTTGGTCGTCGTATCTGCAATCGGAAAAACAACTAATGCCTTAGAAGAACTTACTAAAACTTTTTTTCAGCAATCCGGAGACGCCTTTGAACTTCTGAATGAAGTAAAAAAAAGTCATTTCTCTATTCTGGACCAGCTATTCGCAGATCATTCCCATCCGATTTTTGACGAAATTGCAAATGCATTTGTCGAAATTGAATGGATACTGGAAGAAGAACCGCTGGATACTTATGACTATCTGTATGATCAGATTGTATCATTGGGAGAGCTTCTTTCCTCACGTATTATAGCTGCATATGCTGCTCATATGGGAGTCCAATCCAAATGGACAGATGCACGTGATTATATTTTCACAGATAATACCTATCGTGAAGGAAAAGTAGACTGGCAGAAAACAGAAGATAAAATTCGGGAAGAACTTCCGATACTTCTGGATGATTATGTATTAATTACACAGGGTTTTATAGGTTCGACTTCTGAAAACTTCACAACAACGCTTGGACGTGAAGGCTCAGATTATTCGGCTGCTATATTTGCAGCCTGCCTGAATGCAGAATCGGTCACCATATGGAAAGATGTATCTGGTGTACTGAATGCAGACCCTAAATGGTTTGAAAAGACACAGCTTATTCCCGAGCTATCTTATACGGATGCGATCGAGTTAACATATTATGGTGCTACGGTGATACACCCGAAGACTATCAAGCCACTTCAAAATAAAAAGATTGCCCTGCATGTGCGTTCTTTCATAGACAGTACGCAGCCGGGCACAACAATCAAAAGCACGAATCAGACATTACCTGTTCCTTCTTTTATATTTAAGGTCGATCAGGTATTTATCAATATATCTCCACGTGATTTTTCATTCATTGTAGAGGACAACCTGAGCCATATCTTTAATCTTTTTCATATGCACCGCATCAAGATCAACATGATGCACAACAGTGCAATCCAGTTCTCTGTAGCTGTAGACAACACAGGTGATAACGTAACGGCATTACTTGAAGAACTGGAAAAAAGATATAAAGTGACTGTAGAATCCGGCCTTGAGTTGATCACTATACGTTATTACAATCAGGAAACAATAGATCGGGTATTGCTGAATAAAGAAATTATTAAAGAGCTGAAGGACAGCTATACCTGCCAAATGCTGGTTAAAAACAAATAA
- a CDS encoding class I SAM-dependent methyltransferase: MNYNILQKEVQQFLQDNSKVSPSAIALKKSPFVAVSSAELATQLDGRQRIARKLPKWANTPGIYFPEKLNLEQCSSEQTAAFKCRLIKPDTALLDMTGGFGIDSYFFTSKARQVTHCEINTALSEIVQHNFQTLGVNNVKFVATDAVTYLEQQPDNSLDYIYIDPSRRVNTRKVFLLTDCEPNIADLQTLFFTKANTIISKIAPLMDISTALTSLLYVKDVYVISVDNDCKELLFVQEKGFEGEPEIHSVRLFQGTEQQLTFTYQQERQETNNYSTALTYLYDPDVAVTKAGAFKTVGKQYQLQKLHPSTHLYTSTDLVAYFPGRIFIVTKVLPYAAFKKADYPKQANIVAKNFPDKPEELRKRWKIKDGGEQFLFFTQDHDNNYIVIMASRLH; this comes from the coding sequence TTGAATTACAATATATTACAAAAGGAAGTTCAACAATTTCTTCAGGACAACAGCAAGGTTTCACCATCTGCTATTGCCCTGAAGAAAAGTCCTTTTGTTGCTGTCTCTTCTGCAGAACTGGCGACTCAGCTGGATGGCAGACAACGTATTGCACGCAAATTACCGAAGTGGGCAAATACACCTGGAATATACTTTCCGGAAAAACTGAATCTTGAACAGTGCTCATCAGAACAGACAGCGGCATTCAAGTGTCGTCTTATTAAGCCGGATACTGCTCTCCTTGATATGACGGGCGGATTTGGTATTGACAGTTATTTTTTCACTTCCAAGGCCCGTCAGGTTACCCATTGTGAAATCAATACTGCCCTATCGGAAATTGTACAACACAATTTTCAAACATTAGGGGTCAACAATGTAAAATTTGTAGCTACAGATGCTGTAACTTATCTCGAACAGCAACCCGACAACAGTCTGGATTATATATATATTGATCCTTCGCGAAGGGTGAATACCCGAAAAGTATTTCTGTTAACAGATTGTGAACCGAATATTGCAGATCTTCAAACTCTGTTTTTTACAAAAGCGAATACAATTATCAGTAAAATCGCTCCGTTAATGGATATTTCCACAGCTCTTACTTCCCTGCTGTATGTAAAAGACGTCTATGTAATCAGTGTAGACAATGATTGCAAAGAATTGCTTTTTGTTCAGGAAAAAGGCTTCGAAGGCGAACCTGAAATACATAGTGTCCGTCTTTTTCAAGGCACTGAACAGCAGCTGACTTTTACTTATCAGCAGGAGCGGCAGGAAACAAACAACTACAGTACAGCCCTGACGTATCTCTATGATCCGGATGTAGCTGTCACCAAAGCCGGAGCATTCAAAACTGTCGGTAAGCAATATCAATTACAAAAGTTACATCCCAGCACGCATCTCTATACAAGTACAGATCTGGTAGCTTACTTTCCGGGCAGAATTTTCATCGTGACGAAAGTACTTCCATACGCTGCTTTTAAAAAGGCTGATTATCCCAAACAGGCCAATATTGTCGCTAAAAACTTTCCGGATAAACCGGAGGAACTCAGAAAACGCTGGAAGATCAAAGACGGAGGAGAACAATTCCTTTTCTTTACTCAAGACCATGATAATAATTACATCGTAATAATGGCCTCCAGATTACATTAA
- a CDS encoding LLM class flavin-dependent oxidoreductase produces the protein MKKIKFSALELAPVKKGGTPKEAIDRVVTAAKHIESLGYERLWLAEHHNMEYIASSATVILISHVAAHTSTLRVGSGGIMLPNHAPLVVAEQFGTLETLYPGRIDLGLGRAPGTDQLTAMALRRNNMHTQFYFADDVKALQQFFSEDNFNAKVRAFPAEGQHVPLWILGSSTDSAHLAAELGFPYAFASHFAPAMLKNAMEIYQTNFKPSAQLQHPYSIACVNVVGADTNDEAAHLATSLYNLFAGIVTNTRRPLSPPTEQPIYAGITEIEQAVQSMVSCTFTGNEESLRTDLHAFAEMYNLDEIMTTSYIFDDTKRLRSYEVLQRALS, from the coding sequence ATGAAAAAAATCAAATTCTCTGCTTTGGAATTGGCTCCTGTAAAAAAAGGAGGGACACCTAAAGAAGCAATTGACCGCGTTGTTACTGCCGCAAAACATATAGAATCATTAGGTTACGAACGTCTCTGGCTTGCCGAGCATCATAATATGGAATATATAGCCAGTTCGGCAACCGTGATACTGATCAGTCATGTCGCTGCTCATACATCTACTTTAAGAGTTGGCTCAGGAGGAATTATGCTCCCTAATCATGCCCCTCTGGTCGTCGCAGAACAGTTCGGAACATTAGAAACACTTTATCCGGGTCGCATTGATCTCGGATTAGGAAGAGCTCCCGGTACGGATCAGTTAACAGCGATGGCACTTCGCCGAAATAACATGCACACACAATTTTACTTCGCAGATGATGTCAAAGCATTGCAGCAGTTTTTTAGTGAGGACAATTTTAATGCTAAAGTGCGTGCCTTTCCCGCTGAAGGACAGCATGTTCCCTTGTGGATATTAGGTTCGAGTACAGATAGTGCGCATCTGGCAGCAGAACTGGGGTTCCCCTATGCTTTTGCATCGCATTTTGCTCCTGCAATGTTAAAAAATGCGATGGAGATTTATCAAACAAACTTTAAACCTTCAGCACAATTGCAGCATCCTTATTCCATAGCCTGTGTCAATGTCGTAGGAGCTGACACCAATGATGAGGCAGCTCATCTGGCAACAAGTCTGTATAATCTTTTTGCAGGTATAGTTACCAATACCCGCAGACCACTTTCACCACCTACAGAACAACCTATCTATGCCGGTATCACCGAAATAGAACAAGCTGTGCAAAGTATGGTTTCTTGCACATTTACCGGAAATGAAGAATCCCTGAGAACAGACTTACATGCATTCGCTGAAATGTACAATCTGGATGAGATCATGACGACATCATATATCTTTGATGATACCAAACGTCTCAGATCTTATGAAGTTCTGCAACGTGCACTATCCTAA